Below is a window of Arabidopsis thaliana chromosome 2, partial sequence DNA.
ggtttctgtcAGTGTTATAGAATAAAGATCTGTTTGGAGTGGATCCATTCAAGTAATTGAAGAACTCAACGCAAAAAATGGCTTCAATATCGCATTCATCACTAGCTTTAGGAGgagcttcttctgcttctgcttcagATTACTTGCGTAGTTCGAGCAATGGTGTTAATGGGGTACCATTGAAAACCTTAGGAAGAGCAGTGTTTACTACCATCAGGAGGAAGGACTTGGCGGTGACATCTCGGCTCAAGAAAGGGAAGAAATTTGAGCATCCATGGCCTGCAAATCCTGACCCGAATGTGAAAGGAGGAGTCTTGTCTTACCTGGCCGAGTTCAAACCATTGGGGGATACTCAAAAGCCTGTCACTTTGGATTTCGAGAAGCCACTAGTcgaattggagaagaagattgttgatGTACGAATGTGAATACTTATCATCTGTTTGCATCTTAGTTTGATTTCCCCTAGCAGTTGTATGGTGTGAAGTTTCTCATAACATTGGTTCTTGTGATGCAGGTGAGGAAGATGGCGAATGAAACGGGGTTGGATTTCACTGAGCAGATTATCACTTTGGAGAACAAGTATAGACAGGTAAAAATGCTAGTATAGGTtggttttcaatttatatagTTGAGGGAGACCCACCATTCAAATTTGATGTTAATGTATAGCTACAATTTTGTTTGGGAAAGACTTCTTACTGACCCCCGCCATTTTAATGTCAGGCACTGAAAGATCTTTACACGCATCTTACTCCGATACAACGTGTGAACATTGCGCGCCATCCCAACCGACCTACTTTCCTTGATCATATACATAACATAACTGACAAGGTTTGGTCTCTCAGTAGTAAGGCTTTTTTGTCATGCATTGACGataaattcttgtttttttacatTCTTGGGACTCTCTGCTCTTGTTTCAGTTTATGGAGCTTCATGGAGACCGAGCGGGGTATGATGACCCTGCAATTGTGACGGGTATTGGAACCATAGATGGAAAACGTTACATGTTCATAGGTCACCAGAAAGGTagaaacaccaaagaaaatataatgcGGAACTTTGGTATGCCTACTCCTCACGGGTATGTTTTCACGAGGAGCTTCCTGTTTGTAGTTAAATAGAAACATTCAGAGTCAACAACTCTCTTATCAAATTTCTGTAATGTCTACAACAGATATAGGAAAGCACTTCGGATGATGTATTATGCAGACCATCACGGTTTTCCAATCGTGACATTTATCGACACTCCTGGAGCCTATGCAGATCTTAAATCCGAGGAACTTGGACAGGTAGAAGAAATGTCTTTTATGTTTGAAATGTACTACTGGTTTATCTGCatcataacattttttttcttatctgtATAACAGGGTGAAGCGATTGCCAACAATCTGAGGACGATGTTCGGCCTGAAAGTGCCAATTCTTTCTATTGTCATTGGGGAAGGTGGTTCTGGTGGTGCCCTAGCCATTGGCTGTGCGAATAAAATGCTGATGCTCGAAAACGCAGTTTTCTATGTTGCCAGGTAAACTTTTTCCCAATGTAGTAGGTATGATGAGATGATGTTTTTACAGATTGATTTATCACGTCTGTTGTTTTGCCTTTCACAGTCCAGAGGCATGTGCAGCGATCTTGTGGAAGACTTCTAAGGCTGCTCCTGAGGTATGTACACTGCTCTACTACTCGATTAAAAGTGATCATGTAGACTCTAATATTACACTTGAATGAAACTCGTGTACGCAGGCTGCTGAAAAGCTTAGAATTACCTCCAAGGAGCTGGTCAAGCTTAATGTAGCTGATGGAATCATTCCTGTAACTGATCCTACCTCTAATCTATCTGTTTCCTCTTACACTTCTTTTCTCACTTTGGATCACTGAGTAACTCTCACATGTTGTACAGGAACCGCTTGGAGGGGCCCATGCCGATCCTTCATGGACGTCGCAGCAAATAAAGATTGCTATCAATGAAAACATGAATGTAGGCATAGTTGTTCTTCTCAACGCTGGATGTGGATCTAAAAGagttctaacttttttttgggaacTTGTAGGAATTCGGAAAAATGAGTGGGGAGGAGCTCCTGAAACACAGGATGGCTAAGTACCGAAAGATTGGAGTGTTCATAGAGGGCGAACCAATAGAGCCAAGTAGGAAAATCAACATGAAGAAAAGGGAAGCCGTGTTCTCAGATAGCCGGAAGCTGCAGGGTGAGGTTGACAAGCTGAAGGAGCAGATTCTGAAAGCCAAGGAGACGTCTACGGAAGCCGAGCCTTCGAGTGAAGTTCTTAATGAGATGATTGAGAAACTCAAATCCGAGATAGATGACGAGTACACTGAAGCTGCAATAGCAGTAGGTTTGGAGGAGAGACTAACGGCAATGCGCGAAGAGTTCTCGAAAGCGAGTTCAGAAGAGCACCTTATGCACCCGGTTCTGATCGAGAAAATTGAGAAGCTCAAGGAAGAATTCAATACCCGTTTGACTGACGCACCTAACTACGAGAGCCTAAAATCTAAGCTTAACATGCTTAGGGACTTTTCCAGAGCCAAAGCAGCATCAGAAGCTACTTCATTGAAAAAGGAGATCAATAAGCGGTTCCAGGAAGCTGTAGACCGCCCAGAAATTAGAGAAAAGGTCGAGGCAATCAAAGCTGAGGTCGCGAGCTCAggagcttcttcttttgacgAGTTACCTGATGcactgaaagaaaaagttcTGAAGACTAAAGGGGAGGTCGAAGCAGAGATGGCGGGTGTGTTAAAGTCAATGGGTCTGGAGCTTGACGCTGTTAAACAGAATCAGAAGGATACGGCTGAGCAGATCTATGCCGCAAACGAAAACCTTcaagaaaaacttgaaaagcTGAACCAAGAAATCACCAGCAAGATTGAGGAGGTGGTGAGGACACCAGAGATCAAGAGCATGGTGGAGTTGCTGAAAGTGGAAACCGCAAAGGCGAGCAAAACGCCTGGTGTCACCGAAGCATATCAGAAAATCGAGGCACTTGAGCAGCAGATCAAGCAGAAGATTGCAGAGGCTCTGAACACGTCCGGACTGCAGGAAAAGCAAGACGAGCTCGAGAAGGAGCTTGCAGCTGCACGTGAACTAGCTGCAGAGGAATCAGACGGGAGTGTGaaggaagatgatgacgatgacgaAGATAGTTCAGAATCCGGGAAATCGGAGATGGTTAACCCCAGCTTCGCCTGAAGCACAAAACAAGACATTGTTTGTAAGTCAAAAATCTTATCAAAACACCATCTTTGAATCATTCAGAGACACACAACCAAATGCTAACTAACACAAAGACTCGCAGGATCTTGAAGCTCTTTCGATATCCCCGGTAAAGAGGCTATCCTCCATGATCTGAAGCAGAGAGATAAACTATAGTGGAGGAACAGCAACTTAAAAAACCTTGCTTTTGTCTAGTTAGCTTCTGGAACATGATTTCTGGATTGGAACAAGCGTTTGAAGTTGACTTTTGTCTTTGGATTCATTTCTGTATTGTTATGTCTTATTTTGTTAGAACACTAGTTTTGTCTTTGACATACGTGAACATTTTTCACTCCTCTTCTGGTCAAAACCTTtggtatttataaaatttgtctAAAGAATACACAGTTTGTTGTGCATTGTTGAAGATACCAACATAAGATCTAAACCGTGTTGGAATTAAACCGGTTACTGGAAATTTTGACAAAGGTAGTTTGGAAACAAATTGACACATAACATATGATAAACTagttttcaactttctcaATTCTCAGTACACAAAAGGAATAACAGCTTTACGAGTCTTGGGATACTCTTCCTTGAACTTGGCAATGTACCACTTGTGACTCGCACGTGCACGCGGAAACAAATTGGAACACGTGTACAGAAAAAATCCAATACCGGCCCAAGACCAAGTCATAACAGCCCAGCCCAACCACTCAATCGCCTCTCCAAAATAATTCGGACAGCTTACCAACTCGAACCAGCCTCCTCTCGGTATCACATAACCTCCCCggttctctttcttcaatcgTACCAAAGTCCGGTCCGACgtgatatttatatacatgCCGGTTATGAAAACCACCATACCGATAACAAACCGCCACCAGAACCAGTTTCCGTCTTCGTAGTCATCCTTGTAATGCGAAACCCACCTCGCCTGTTCTCAGACAAACCGAAATTAGCAAAATAGATGAAAACCGGAAAATCGAAacgaaccaaaccgaaattAGCTAAAACCGTACCTGGATATAACCATTGAGGAGATTAAAGGTGAAAGCCAAGGCGGCGATGGTGATCGGAAATCCGTTTTTACCGGCGGGGAAGGAGCTGCGGAAGAGGCGAAGAGGGTAAATGATGGTGCGGTGGAAGTAATGAATGAGATAAGGAGAGAATAGAAGTAGAGATTTAGGGTTGAGAGCGTGACGACCAAAggggaagaggaggagagtgAGCCACAAGGTTGGGCTCTCCATGACGAACCAAGCAATCGGTGGAGATACGGTGGGACCCCATCCGGTACGGTTGTGTTTACCGTAAGGAGCTTGGAGGAATTTCAGAAGGACGGCGGTTGGTGGGCCGGCGAAAATAAGAGTGAGGAGACAGTATCGGAAGAAGGTTTTATCGGCgatttcttccatttttcGGGTTATGGAATTGGGGAAAGATCAGATCTCTCTAATAAGGGCAGAATCAACTCCAATTGGAGAACTTTAATtggaattttttattttttgggtctGATTGTTTACTGTAAATAAATTCACAAATAATGGAATAGTTCACACATGATAATATTACTAGAATTGTCGTTTTTCACATGTAAACGATTCATTTCTCGTGGTCGTATGATGTGTACTTATTATATATCTCTAACTCATTCATCTTTTGGgtcatttttaagaaaaatagtaaGTGAAATCTCTAAAGAAGCTAGGTTTTGGCCACTTGGCCACCATTATTAACTAATTCAATCTCTAGactgaaatcatttttttgaatgatACTGACAATACTGtatataaaaactaatttctattttatgatttaatCGGAAGTATATATAGTGCTTATCACAGACGTGCCAGAGAAATATCTACTCTAACttccaaataaaagaaagaatgaattttaattttaattctaGTCAAAGCTCTAAACAGTAAAGTGTCCAAGGAGAGCGTTTTGGATCTAGAAGACTCGTTCTCCGGTTGCAAAGAGGAGCCAAAACACGGTGGTTGCAAAGTAAAGAAAGGCCGTAACCGTCAAGAACGCCTGAAAAGAGCCGAGCCACTGCACAAAATATCCCGTCCCTATTGTACTTACGATCGCAGCCAACGTACCCGCACAATTCGAAATACCTGTCTCGCACACCAGATATACAAACCCTAACTTTTTcagcaagaaacaaaatcgatgcaaaagaagaagaagaaaagatccACCATCTGATAACATTATTACCGTGCAGGAAACCAGCATATTGCGGTGCGATGTCCTGTTTCCGcaaagagaaaccaaaagatGTTGTGAGATTCAAGATTATCCCAAAATGGTTAGGTTAGTGATCAATCAAGTTTAGAATGAATGGTTGGTTATATAAGGGTGAGAGTTAACGTACTTGCATATTGAGGAGAAATCCAGCTTGGCTAAAGGAACTCAAGCTCAATGCAATGGTCATGAAAACCGCTGCACAAGAAGGCGACTTTGCGAAGTTGAGGCAGAGCAGAGACAGCCCGGGACCCATAAATCCAATAGACTGACAAACAAAAGCAGGGACTTTCCGTTAGAATGTTATGGGTCGGCTATTTAGTTAACCAAGTATGGCACTTCTAATACTCACTTGCATGATCTTTCGTACTGAGGTTACAGAGTGACCAGTTCTTATCAAGAAGTCCGATGCTGCTCCTGCATAGTAACCTGAGATCGCCATTGTCGCCCATGGAAGAGCGCTAAACCAAGCTGCTTGCTTCAAATTCACATTAAACACCTATGATCAAACAAGACAAAGATATaaaacatcatatattttcttgaagTTCATATATATCTGAATGAAAACATGGAATAATCCCTATATACCGTCTGGAAGTAAACAGGCATCCAtgagagaagaacaaagtaTCCCTGTGAACAACAACTAACGAAAACCGTGTGAGTTTATGGCAACAAAAGATGAGGTATTGCTCTGATAAAGATACtattaaactcaaactcacCCAGTTGTTAGTCACATTAGCAAAAATGATCGCCCAAGTAGGCAATTTCGACAAAAGAAGTCGCAAAGATGGGTTTGGTTTCGGCGAAATGGTTGACGGTTGAACTGGTTTTCCAGCCTGGATAAGCCTGAGTTCTGACCTAGTGATGAAAGGACTGTCCTGAGGGTTGTTTGTAACTCCGCTTGACCAAGTGGATACCCACAATAGACCTAAGGAtgcaaaaagaataaatggaCCAGAGATTCCTATGGAAGATAACATGAGTGGCGTCAACAGAAGTCCCACAACATTTCCCATGTGAAACCCGGCCATAGATATACCAACCGCACTCGCTCGTTCATCCATTGGAAACCACCTGAGGAAACCATATATCTAACTTAGGTTGTGGTTCTTTCAAACCCAATAGTTTAAAAACGTAAAACGTTTTCAAAATGTAGAATAAAAGGAATTACCGAGAGAGTAGGGTGGTCATGGAGGGCATTGCAACGCCTTCAGCGAGGCCAAAAAAGGCGCGGACACACAATAAGGCTAAGGTCGAGTGTGCAGCTGCCCAAGGAGTGAGTAGAGTGGCTAAGGACCACAATGCCACACCCCAAGCCAACACTCTTTTTCCTCCATACCGATCCACCAATGCCCCTCCGATAACGGATGAAAAAATGTAACCCCATAGGAAGGAGGACTGCAAAATAAACAAGTGTCATAGTAccaaaagcatatatatagtgttaGCCAAACATTTTAAGTGGTACTCATCAAAGTGCCCtaacctatatatatagaagaaatcAATCTAGTAATTGAGAACTTCTCTATTGGTTTAGATCATCCACACCTTAAGTAGCAAGAAAGTCTggtttttacttgttttgagATTAAATCTGAATTTCGGTTTATCAGTGATCTAAACTCAAAATTTAGGATCATATCCTATATTCCTATGTAATGGTTCTGTCCTTTGCATTGGAATTGAATGTCTCCAAAATCAGGAGATTGTAACTAATTTTTAGCTTTGAAGCCAGACAAAACTCAATAAAAGGACAATTAACGTGACCCACACGGCCACATTATAAACGGTTTGGTAATAAGTTTCACATTCACATTAAGGTCAAGCCTTCTCCACGCTTGCCGCTCAAACTAACGCACCTACTCTTTTTTTCAACAACCACTCcctctttttctaatttatatatcattattttattttatttgtttaaattatcGGATATTCTTTCATGTGTTTTACacttttgaaaaacaattttggaATTTACGAACGATTCAATTATGTGAAAAGCTATATTTAGCTATTTATATAAGGAAACCAAATCTTGAAATCTTGATTAATTTTTCTGTaatcttgatttcttcaagATACGCGGATCAAGAATGTAATAAGCGGAGataatgaaagagaaaaacctaTAAAATTAGGAGATTAGAAAATACCTGAACTACCCCTAAGAAAGAACTCGACCAGCCAAGCTTATCGGCGAGTGGAACCACCGCGACGGACATAACAACTCTGTCGGCGTTACATAGACACATCATGCACGCCGTCAATATCACTACCTTAATCCTCTCAGGCATCATCGTCCTCACCTCCGCAATCGCCTCCGACCCCCCTCCTCCGGTCAGTACTCCCTCCGCCGCACATCTTTCCGGGGATTGATTCCTCTTCTTCGCCGCCgcatttcttctcttcccaTCGCTTTCCGATGAATATCGTAAATTCTCACATCGAATCTGGTTTTTCCGGGcagaatcaaacacaaaaccaagaaGGGCTTTCCGGTTTACGATCGGATTCCGAGGGAAACTCGATGAACATGAGGAATGGTGCAGAGGTTTCAGGGATCCTACTGTCGCCATTAATAATTGTTATATAGGAAAGATTAACTTTTCATGCCAATAATGATGTGAATAATTAGGAGTGGTTGGAgtaacgagagagagagagagtttcaGCGAGAGAGCGAATCCGCCATGAAAGAAACGTATGAAAGTTTCGTGTGCTGGTGGTGTTTGGTGGTGAAGGGTATTTTAGTCAATGTAGTAAATAGTTTCTGCTGCATCCTACGTGGAGACACGTGATGTGTTGATATGACAAAGTGATTGCACCCACGTCAGCCCCACCTACAACGGGTTAACCGGGATACCGGAGTTTCGGTTAGCAATTgctagttttattttttgtctttgaaatTGGTCTAAAATGGGAAAGAAAGAAGCAGCCCAATTATTTGAAAGCGTGATTCATTCAAAgcccaaaaaggaaaaagtagTCGTAAATTAGAGAGATGGTCATGTCTGTTTAAGACAATGACATAAGAAAAAGGCATTTGTATTTCACTATGCCCCAACTGGTGCTACGGTAGTGATCCTAATGACAAAGCCATTGGATTTGTTGTATGTATGATGCAGTTTATGGATTTGTTCGATGCGTTTAGGAGTGTGCTTGCCATGTGGTAAGTTGTTTTACAATCAATCGTTTTTAAGTCGCTTTGTCAATTCAAAATCAGAAGTATTTGATAACTGCATTGCACTAGAAATCTAGAATTGTGTTAAAGTATCTTAATGTAactaatcatatatatcacaCACAAACGGTATAGCTAttaaacatagaaaaacata
It encodes the following:
- the CAC3 gene encoding acetyl Co-enzyme a carboxylase carboxyltransferase alpha subunit (acetyl Co-enzyme a carboxylase carboxyltransferase alpha subunit (CAC3); FUNCTIONS IN: acetyl-CoA carboxylase activity; INVOLVED IN: fatty acid biosynthetic process; LOCATED IN: acetyl-CoA carboxylase complex, chloroplast stroma, chloroplast, membrane, chloroplast envelope; EXPRESSED IN: 23 plant structures; EXPRESSED DURING: 14 growth stages; CONTAINS InterPro DOMAIN/s: Acetyl-CoA carboxylase, alpha subunit, conserved region (InterPro:IPR020582), Acetyl-CoA carboxylase, alpha subunit (InterPro:IPR001095), Acetyl-coenzyme A carboxyltransferase, C-terminal (InterPro:IPR011763); Has 39620 Blast hits to 29201 proteins in 2891 species: Archae - 603; Bacteria - 9663; Metazoa - 14634; Fungi - 2688; Plants - 1525; Viruses - 82; Other Eukaryotes - 10425 (source: NCBI BLink).), giving the protein MASISHSSLALGGASSASASDYLRSSSNGVNGVPLKTLGRAVFTTIRRKDLAVTSRLKKGKKFEHPWPANPDPNVKGGVLSYLAEFKPLGDTQKPVTLDFEKPLVELEKKIVDVRKMANETGLDFTEQIITLENKYRQALKDLYTHLTPIQRVNIARHPNRPTFLDHIHNITDKFMELHGDRAGYDDPAIVTGIGTIDGKRYMFIGHQKGRNTKENIMRNFGMPTPHGYRKALRMMYYADHHGFPIVTFIDTPGAYADLKSEELGQGEAIANNLRTMFGLKVPILSIVIGEGGSGGALAIGCANKMLMLENAVFYVASPEACAAILWKTSKAAPEAAEKLRITSKELVKLNVADGIIPEPLGGAHADPSWTSQQIKIAINENMNEFGKMSGEELLKHRMAKYRKIGVFIEGEPIEPSRKINMKKREAVFSDSRKLQGEVDKLKEQILKAKETSTEAEPSSEVLNEMIEKLKSEIDDEYTEAAIAVGLEERLTAMREEFSKASSEEHLMHPVLIEKIEKLKEEFNTRLTDAPNYESLKSKLNMLRDFSRAKAASEATSLKKEINKRFQEAVDRPEIREKVEAIKAEVASSGASSFDELPDALKEKVLKTKGEVEAEMAGVLKSMGLELDAVKQNQKDTAEQIYAANENLQEKLEKLNQEITSKIEEVVRTPEIKSMVELLKVETAKASKTPGVTEAYQKIEALEQQIKQKIAEALNTSGLQEKQDELEKELAAARELAAEESDGSVKEDDDDDEDSSESGKSEMVNPSFA
- the DET2 gene encoding 3-oxo-5-alpha-steroid 4-dehydrogenase family protein (DE-ETIOLATED 2 (DET2); FUNCTIONS IN: sterol 5-alpha reductase activity; INVOLVED IN: response to light stimulus, brassinosteroid homeostasis, brassinosteroid biosynthetic process; LOCATED IN: endomembrane system, integral to membrane, membrane, cytoplasm; EXPRESSED IN: 22 plant structures; EXPRESSED DURING: 13 growth stages; CONTAINS InterPro DOMAIN/s: 3-oxo-5-alpha-steroid 4-dehydrogenase, C-terminal (InterPro:IPR001104), 3-oxo-5-alpha-steroid 4-dehydrogenase (InterPro:IPR016636); BEST Arabidopsis thaliana protein match is: 3-oxo-5-alpha-steroid 4-dehydrogenase family protein (TAIR:AT5G16010.1); Has 1601 Blast hits to 1599 proteins in 320 species: Archae - 0; Bacteria - 193; Metazoa - 442; Fungi - 195; Plants - 239; Viruses - 0; Other Eukaryotes - 532 (source: NCBI BLink).), whose protein sequence is MEEIADKTFFRYCLLTLIFAGPPTAVLLKFLQAPYGKHNRTGWGPTVSPPIAWFVMESPTLWLTLLLFPFGRHALNPKSLLLFSPYLIHYFHRTIIYPLRLFRSSFPAGKNGFPITIAALAFTFNLLNGYIQARWVSHYKDDYEDGNWFWWRFVIGMVVFITGMYINITSDRTLVRLKKENRGGYVIPRGGWFELVSCPNYFGEAIEWLGWAVMTWSWAGIGFFLYTCSNLFPRARASHKWYIAKFKEEYPKTRKAVIPFVY
- the PHT4;2 gene encoding phosphate transporter 4;2, with amino-acid sequence MATVGSLKPLHHSSCSSSFPRNPIVNRKALLGFVFDSARKNQIRCENLRYSSESDGKRRNAAAKKRNQSPERCAAEGVLTGGGGSEAIAEVRTMMPERIKVVILTACMMCLCNADRVVMSVAVVPLADKLGWSSSFLGVVQSSFLWGYIFSSVIGGALVDRYGGKRVLAWGVALWSLATLLTPWAAAHSTLALLCVRAFFGLAEGVAMPSMTTLLSRWFPMDERASAVGISMAGFHMGNVVGLLLTPLMLSSIGISGPFILFASLGLLWVSTWSSGVTNNPQDSPFITRSELRLIQAGKPVQPSTISPKPNPSLRLLLSKLPTWAIIFANVTNNWGYFVLLSWMPVYFQTVFNVNLKQAAWFSALPWATMAISGYYAGAASDFLIRTGHSVTSVRKIMQSIGFMGPGLSLLCLNFAKSPSCAAVFMTIALSLSSFSQAGFLLNMQDIAPQYAGFLHGNNVIRWWIFSSSSFASILFLAEKVRVCISGVRDRYFELCGYVGCDRKYNRDGIFCAVARLFSGVLDGYGLSLLCNHRVLAPLCNRRTSLLDPKRSPWTLYCLEL
- the PHT4;2 gene encoding phosphate transporter 4;2 (phosphate transporter 4;2 (PHT4;2); FUNCTIONS IN: organic anion transmembrane transporter activity, carbohydrate transmembrane transporter activity, inorganic phosphate transmembrane transporter activity, sugar:hydrogen symporter activity; INVOLVED IN: transmembrane transport; LOCATED IN: plastid, membrane; EXPRESSED IN: 13 plant structures; EXPRESSED DURING: 6 growth stages; CONTAINS InterPro DOMAIN/s: Major facilitator superfamily (InterPro:IPR020846), Major facilitator superfamily MFS-1 (InterPro:IPR011701), Major facilitator superfamily, general substrate transporter (InterPro:IPR016196); BEST Arabidopsis thaliana protein match is: phosphate transporter 4;3 (TAIR:AT3G46980.3); Has 35333 Blast hits to 34131 proteins in 2444 species: Archae - 798; Bacteria - 22429; Metazoa - 974; Fungi - 991; Plants - 531; Viruses - 0; Other Eukaryotes - 9610 (source: NCBI BLink).), with the protein product MATVGSLKPLHHSSCSSSFPRNPIVNRKALLGFVFDSARKNQIRCENLRYSSESDGKRRNAAAKKRNQSPERCAAEGVLTGGGGSEAIAEVRTMMPERIKVVILTACMMCLCNADRVVMSVAVVPLADKLGWSSSFLGVVQSSFLWGYIFSSVIGGALVDRYGGKRVLAWGVALWSLATLLTPWAAAHSTLALLCVRAFFGLAEGVAMPSMTTLLSRWFPMDERASAVGISMAGFHMGNVVGLLLTPLMLSSIGISGPFILFASLGLLWVSTWSSGVTNNPQDSPFITRSELRLIQAGKPVQPSTISPKPNPSLRLLLSKLPTWAIIFANVTNNWGYFVLLSWMPVYFQTVFNVNLKQAAWFSALPWATMAISGYYAGAASDFLIRTGHSVTSVRKIMQSIGFMGPGLSLLCLNFAKSPSCAAVFMTIALSLSSFSQAGFLLNMQDIAPQYAGFLHGISNCAGTLAAIVSTIGTGYFVQWLGSFQAFLTVTAFLYFATTVFWLLFATGERVF